The following proteins come from a genomic window of Chionomys nivalis chromosome 9, mChiNiv1.1, whole genome shotgun sequence:
- the LOC130881482 gene encoding WAP four-disulfide core domain protein 5-like yields MRIQSSLLLVVLLAFETQLPVARCRNKGEKWGGCPPDDGPCLQVTPDQCMNDRQCPSSMKCCSRACFRQCVPRVTVKLGKCPLDQLHCLSPIKHMCNQDSNCSGKKRCCLSACGRDCRDPSKGTVPGGHDRAFLSSLALGCPSRPPSIPGKNRNHRLRPPAASLPPPAAIDAASAAGDGNTGKEGAAGPPQ; encoded by the exons ATGAGAATCCAGAGCTCCCTCCTCTTGGTAGTCCTCCTGGCTTTCGAGACCCAGCTGCCTGTGGCCCGGTGTAGGAATAAGGGAG AAAAATGGGGGGGCTGCCCACCAGACGACGGGCCTTGCCTCCAGGTGACACCGGATCAGTGCATGAATGACCGCCAGTGCCCCTCATCTATGAAGTGCTGCTCCAGAGCCTGCTTCCGCCAGTGTGTCCCTAGGGTCACAG TGAAGCTGGGCAAGTGCCCCCTGGATCAACTCCACTGCCTCAGTCCTATAAAGCACATGTGTAACCAAGACTCGAACTGCTCAGGCAAGAAGCGGTGTTGCCTCAGTGCCTGCGGCCGGGACTGCCGAGACCCCAGCAAAGGTACCGTTCCTGGGGGCCATGACAGGGCCTTCCTCTCCAGCCTAGCTCTGGGATGCCCTTCCAG GCCCCCATCCATCCCAGGCAAGAATAGAAACCACCGCCTCCGGCCGCCCgcggcctccctccctcccccggcAGCGATCGATGCGGCCTCAGCCGCGGGGGACGGGAACACAGGAAAGGAGGGGGCCGCGGGGCCTCCGCAGTAG
- the Kcns1 gene encoding potassium voltage-gated channel subfamily S member 1, producing the protein MVSESPGLGSRVPWRTRDEALRVNVGGVRRLLSARALARFPGTRLGRLQAAASEEQARRLCDDYDAAAREFYFDRHPGFFLGLLHFYRTGHLHVLDELCVFAFGQEADYWGLGENALATCCRARYLERRVTRPRAWDEDSDAPSSVDPCPDEISDVQRELASYGAARCGRLRRRLWLTMENPGYSLPSKLFSCVSIGVVLASIAAMCIHSLPEYQAREAAAAVAAVAAGRSVEDVRDDPVLRRLEYFCIAWFSFEVSSRLLLAPSTRNFFCHPLNLIDIVSVLPFYLTLLAGVALGDRRGASSGEGLGDLSKVVQVFRLMRIFRVLKLARHSTGLRSLGATLKHSYREVGILLLYLAVGVSVFSGVAYTAEEENEGFDTIPACWWWGTVSMTTVGYGDVVPETVAGKLAASGCILGGILVVALPITIIFNKFSHFYRRQKALEAAVRSSGQRAFEDLLSSVDGVSEVSLETSQETSQEGRSTDLETQAPSEPAKPQSY; encoded by the exons ATGGTGAGCGAGTCCCCAGGGCTGGGCTCCCGGGTCCCCTGGAGGACAAGAGATGAGGCCCTGCGTGTGAATGTGGGCGGAGTGCGGCGGCTGCTGAGTGCCCGTGCCCTAGCACGCTTCCCTGGCACAAGGCTGGGCCGCCTACAGGCTGCGGCATCGGAGGAGCAGGCGCGGCGCCTCTGCGACGATTACGATGCAGCAGCGCGCGAGTTCTACTTCGATAGGCACCCGGGCTTCTTCCTCGGCCTCCTGCACTTCTACCGCACCGGCCACCTGCACGTGCTGGACGAGCTGTGCGTCTTCGCCTTCGGCCAGGAGGCCGACTACTGGGGCCTGGGCGAGAACGCACTGGCCACGTGCTGCCGTGCGCGCTACCTGGAGCGGCGCGTGACACGGCCTCGAGCCTGGGACGAGGACAGTGATGCGCCAAGCAGCGTGGACCCATGCCCCGACGAGATCTCCGACGTGCAGCGGGAGTTGGCCAGCTACGGTGCAGCACGTTGCGGCCGCCTGCGTCGCCGCCTCTGGCTCACCATGGAGAACCCCGGCTACTCGCTGCCCAGCAAACTCTTCAGCTGTGTGTCCATCGGCGTGGTGCTCGCCTCCATCGCTGCCATGTGCATCCATAGCTTGCCAGAGTACCAAGCCCGGGAGGCAGCGGCTGCAGTGGCTGCAGTGGCTGCGGGGCGCAGCGTGGAGGATGTGCGAGATGACCCAGTGTTGCGCCGCCTCGAGTACTTCTGCATCGCTTGGTTCAGCTTCGAGGTCTCATCGCGGCTGCTGCTGGCTCCTAGCACGCGCAACTTTTTCTGCCACCCGCTCAATCTCATCGACATTGTGTCGGTGCTGCCCTTCTATCTCACACTGCTGGCTGGTGTGGCGCTTGGTGACCGGCGTGGAGCCAGTAGCGGAGAGGGGCTTGGAGACCTGAGCAAGGTGGTGCAAGTGTTCCGCCTCATGCGCATCTTCCGTGTGCTCAAGCTGGCACGCCACTCCACTGGGCTGCGCTCGCTGGGGGCCACGCTCAAG CACAGCTACCGTGAGGTGGGCATCTTACTGCTGTACCTGGCCGTGGGTGTGTCAGTGTTCTCTGGTGTGGCCTACACCgctgaagaagaaaatgaaggtttTGACACAATCCCCGCCTGCTGGTGGTGGGGCACCGTGAGCATGACCACCGTGGGCTATGGGGATGTGGTGCCGGAGACTGTGGCTGGCAAGCTGGCGGCTTCAGGCTGCATCCTGGGAGGCATCTTGGTGGTAGCACTCCCCATCACCATCATCTTCAACAAGTTTTCCCACTTCTACCGGCGCCAGAAGGCACTAGAGGCAGCAGTGCGGAGCAGCGGGCAGCGGGCGTTTGAGGACTTGCTGAGCAGCGTGGACGGGGTGTCAGAGGTGTCTCTGGAAACATCCCAAGAGACTTCTCAGGAGGGGCGGTCTACAGACCTGGAGACCCAGGCCCCCAGTGAGCCTGCAAAACCTCAGAGTTATTAA